A stretch of the Lolium perenne isolate Kyuss_39 chromosome 3, Kyuss_2.0, whole genome shotgun sequence genome encodes the following:
- the LOC127344623 gene encoding protein TUNICAMYCIN INDUCED 1, with protein MAAARARWRFLALPLALLLAIGSSRGLDPAPKPPVPKAISDLRDAIVKGLGLQSEELKVSGFDVRDALVGQAVAYEFDMEVGRKAVPVRLLEDVSRWDFVDLPIFRSQADADDTAALAEIGRGARGSFEPTLPPFQLAGPMELWIQDGDDVRLALPHDVEAGTLKKVVLADGAVVTVKGARAVSLRLPLELPLPLNRTTYKGRLSSLLSIAQALRGAARSNQKPLLSLRIEGPTSLSSTPSMSPNDKLKLKRLAPGQVELSSRAIPAATDDEDEPHNTGLWPLLSLNASDGSLQGLEDLLASVLAKKAGEKGTFKLLNARAAAQTYVKMGFTVEKSVADGEVNWSNLPEWKTKPKKLRAHYEVLARVERGQAIPERIAQVQPFHAEEAMSESMLNGNVSRSKMEAVNPPPIYFSL; from the exons ATGGCCGCCGCTCGAGCCCGATGGCGATTCCTCGCGCTGCCCCTGGCGCTGCTCCTCGCGATCGGCTCGTCGCGCGGCCTGGACCCCGCGCCCAAGCCCCCCGTCCCCAAGGCCATCTCC GACCTGAGGGACGCGATCGTGAAGGGGCTGGGGCTCCAGTCGGAGGAGCTCAAGGTGTCCGGGTTCGACGTCAGGGACGCGCTGGTGGGGCAGGCGGTGGCGTACGAGTTCGACATGGAGGTCGGGAGGAAGGCCGTGCCCGTGCGTCTGCTCGAGGACGTCAGCCGGTGGGACTTCGTCGACCTGCCCATCTTCCGCTCCCAGGCCGACGCCGACGACACGGCGGCGCTCGCCGAGATCGGACGCGGCGCCCGAGGGAGCTTCGAGCCGACGCTCCCGCCCTTCCAGCTCGCAGGGCCTATGGAGCTCTGGATCCAGGACGGGGACGATGTCAGGCTCGCCTTGCCG CATGACGTGGAAGCTGGAACTCTGAAGAAAGTTGTTCTTGCTGATGGTGCGGTCGTAACAGTAAAAGGTGCCAGGGCAGTGAGCCTCCGTTTGCCCCTTGAACTGCCACTTCCTCTCAACCGTACCACTTACAAGGGTCGCCTGTCAAGCTTGCTTTCCATCGCTCAAGCTCTACGTGGTGCAGCTCGGTCTAATCAGAAACCCCTGCTCTCCCTGCGAATTGAGGGTCCAACCTCCCTATCCTCAACTCCTTCTATGTCTCCCAATGACAAGCTGAAGCTCAAAAGGTTGGCCCCAGGTCAAGTGGAGCTCTCCTCGCGTGCAATCCCTGCTGCCACCGATGATGAGGATGAACCACATAACACTGGATTGTGGCCTCTCTTGTCATTGAATGCATCAGATGGCAGCCTGCAGGGGCTTGAGGATCTGTTGGCGTCAGTTCTCGCAAAGAAGGCAGGTGAGAAGGGCACATTCAAGTTGTTGAATGCACGGGCGGCGGCACAAACATATGTCAAAATGGGCTTCACGGTAGAGAAGAGTGTAGCTGATGGGGAGGTAAACTGGTCTAATTTGCCCGAGTGGAAAACAAAGCCCAAGAAGCTGAGGGCGCACTATGAAGTTCTTGCCCGTGTGGAGCGGGGCCAGGCTATCCCCGAAAGGATTGCCCAGGTGCAGCCTTTCCATGCCGAGGAGGCCATGTCTGAGAGCATGCTCAACGGGAATGTCTCGAGATCAAAGATGGAGGCAGTCAATCCGCCACCTATTTATTTCAGTCTGTGA
- the LOC127344624 gene encoding probable rRNA-processing protein EBP2 homolog isoform X2: MVELESDEEPLVHEEAMLEDDDTDDEYVESEDDSEEEELQAEPSKKAIYNKERLLEKLEDIAWPENVDWMHKLAIDHDQGEKVDVNDDLTRELAFYTQALDGTRQAFEKLQSKKVRFLRPADYYAEMVKTDSHMHKIKGKLLFEKKQIEEAEERKKARELKKRSKEVQAEKLKERAKEKKENIESVKKWRKQRQQGGFSKGKEDGPNINFEVEEGLKQHKKQRPGVAPGDRSGGKRGKQGKNSRSKDSKFGHGGRKGMRKQNTAETTNDFRGFNNQKGESGNKKRKMF; the protein is encoded by the coding sequence ATGGTGGAACTTGAAAGTGACGAAGAACCCTTGGTTCATGAAGAAGCCATGCTGGAAGATGATGATACAGATGATGAATATGTAGAATCAGAAGATGATTCAGAGGAAGAAGAGTTGCAGGCTGAACCTTCGAAGAAAGCCATATACAACAAGGAGCGGCTCCTTGAGAAACTTGAGGACATAGCCTGGCCGGAGAATGTGGACTGGATGCACAAGCTTGCCATTGATCATGACCAGGGGGAAAAGGTTGATGTGAATGATGACCTTACCCGTGAGCTTGCTTTCTACACACAGGCTCTGGATGGCACGAGGCAGGCCTTTGAGAAGTTGCAGTCTAAGAAGGTCCGTTTCCTCAGGCCGGCAGATTACTATGCAGAGATGGTCAAGACTGACTCTCACATGCACAAGATCAAAGGAAAGCTCTTATTTGAGAAGAAGCAGATTGAGGAGGCTGAGGAGAGGAAGAAGGCGAGAGAGTTGAAGAAGAGGTCAAAGGAGGTGCAGGCAGAGAAGCTTAAGGAGAGGGCcaaggagaagaaggagaacATTGAGTCAGTGAAGAAATGGAGGAAGCAGAGGCAACAGGGGGGATTTTCCAAGGGGAAGGAGGATGGGCCAAATATTAACTTTGAAGTCGAAGAAGGACTCAAGCAACATAAAAAGCAGAGGCCTGGTGTTGCTCCTGGTGATAGGTCTGGTGGAAAGCGAGGTAAACAAGGGAAGAACAGTAGGTCAAAAGATTCCAAGTTTGGGCATGGTGGTCGTAAAGGGATGAGGAAGCAAAACACTGCTGAGACGACGAATGACTTCAGAGGATTCAACAACCAGAAGGGCGAGTCAGGAAACAAGAAGAGGAAAATGTTTTGA
- the LOC127344624 gene encoding probable rRNA-processing protein EBP2 homolog isoform X1 — MVPRRHAKMVELESDEEPLVHEEAMLEDDDTDDEYVESEDDSEEEELQAEPSKKAIYNKERLLEKLEDIAWPENVDWMHKLAIDHDQGEKVDVNDDLTRELAFYTQALDGTRQAFEKLQSKKVRFLRPADYYAEMVKTDSHMHKIKGKLLFEKKQIEEAEERKKARELKKRSKEVQAEKLKERAKEKKENIESVKKWRKQRQQGGFSKGKEDGPNINFEVEEGLKQHKKQRPGVAPGDRSGGKRGKQGKNSRSKDSKFGHGGRKGMRKQNTAETTNDFRGFNNQKGESGNKKRKMF, encoded by the exons ATGGTCCCCCGTAGGCATG CGAAGATGGTGGAACTTGAAAGTGACGAAGAACCCTTGGTTCATGAAGAAGCCATGCTGGAAGATGATGATACAGATGATGAATATGTAGAATCAGAAGATGATTCAGAGGAAGAAGAGTTGCAGGCTGAACCTTCGAAGAAAGCCATATACAACAAGGAGCGGCTCCTTGAGAAACTTGAGGACATAGCCTGGCCGGAGAATGTGGACTGGATGCACAAGCTTGCCATTGATCATGACCAGGGGGAAAAGGTTGATGTGAATGATGACCTTACCCGTGAGCTTGCTTTCTACACACAGGCTCTGGATGGCACGAGGCAGGCCTTTGAGAAGTTGCAGTCTAAGAAGGTCCGTTTCCTCAGGCCGGCAGATTACTATGCAGAGATGGTCAAGACTGACTCTCACATGCACAAGATCAAAGGAAAGCTCTTATTTGAGAAGAAGCAGATTGAGGAGGCTGAGGAGAGGAAGAAGGCGAGAGAGTTGAAGAAGAGGTCAAAGGAGGTGCAGGCAGAGAAGCTTAAGGAGAGGGCcaaggagaagaaggagaacATTGAGTCAGTGAAGAAATGGAGGAAGCAGAGGCAACAGGGGGGATTTTCCAAGGGGAAGGAGGATGGGCCAAATATTAACTTTGAAGTCGAAGAAGGACTCAAGCAACATAAAAAGCAGAGGCCTGGTGTTGCTCCTGGTGATAGGTCTGGTGGAAAGCGAGGTAAACAAGGGAAGAACAGTAGGTCAAAAGATTCCAAGTTTGGGCATGGTGGTCGTAAAGGGATGAGGAAGCAAAACACTGCTGAGACGACGAATGACTTCAGAGGATTCAACAACCAGAAGGGCGAGTCAGGAAACAAGAAGAGGAAAATGTTTTGA